The Natronosporangium hydrolyticum nucleotide sequence GGCGATCCAGCGGGACCCGCTGAAGAACACCTACGAGCACGCCGACCTGCTGCTGGTCCGGCGGGGCGAGAAGCTCACCGTGGAGATCCCGGTGCACCTGGTGGGTGAGCCGGCCCGCGGCACCCTGGTGATGCAGGAGCAGGACACGATCGCGATCATCGCCGACGCCACCCGCCTGCCTGACCAGCTGGATGTCTCGATCGAGGGGCTCGACGTCGGCGAGCGGGTCAACGCCGGCGATGTGACGCTGCCCGTGGGCTCGGAGCTCGCCGCGGACCCGGAGGCGCTGATCGTGATGATCACCGGCTCGCCGACCGCGGCCGAGATGGAGGGCGAGACCGCGGCGGAGGCTGAGGCCGAGGCGGGCGAGCCGGGCGGCGAGGGCGAGTCGGCCGGCTCCGCCGAGTCTTGATCCGACGGCTGGTGGGCGC carries:
- a CDS encoding 50S ribosomal protein L25/general stress protein Ctc, coding for MSVSEINAEIRTEFGKGGARRTRRAGKTPAVLYGHGEAPKHLSLPSLEFASAIRYGGMTNVLTLTFPDGTKATALPKAIQRDPLKNTYEHADLLLVRRGEKLTVEIPVHLVGEPARGTLVMQEQDTIAIIADATRLPDQLDVSIEGLDVGERVNAGDVTLPVGSELAADPEALIVMITGSPTAAEMEGETAAEAEAEAGEPGGEGESAGSAES